From Mauremys reevesii isolate NIE-2019 linkage group 10, ASM1616193v1, whole genome shotgun sequence, the proteins below share one genomic window:
- the LYSMD2 gene encoding lysM and putative peptidoglycan-binding domain-containing protein 2 isoform X2: protein MAEFPPLPLSLREEPPAARSGSESESEAELSQSLARTKIRSYGSTASVAAPLAERYLEHRLSAGDTLQGIALKYGVTMEQIKRANKLFTNDCIFLRKTLNIPVISEKPLLFNGLNSLESPENEIIDISLCGEGPVTVQEESSSSSPSPQEPDNQPAAPEELSAKDFLHRLDLQIKLSKQAARKLKDEDISSPVPSAKREM, encoded by the exons ATGGCAGAGTTCCCGCCGCTGCCGCTCTCCCTGCGGGAGGAGCCCCCGGCCGCCCGCTCTGGCTCCGAGTCCGAGTCGGAGGCCGAGCTGTCGCAGAGCCTGGCCCGCACCAAGATCCGCTCGTACGGCAGCACGGCCAGCGTGGCGGCCCCCCTGGCGGAGCGCTACCTGGAGCATCGCCTCAGCGCCGGCGACACGCTGCAGGGCATCGCGCTCAAGTATGGAGTTACG ATGGAACAAATAAAAAGGGCAAATAAACTATTTACTAATGACTGTATATTCCTGAGGAAAACACTGAATATCCCAGTTATATCAGAGAAGCCGTTATTGTTCAATGGACTTAATTCGCTGGAATCGCCTGAGAATGAAATTATTGACATTTCACTTTGTGGTGAAGGACCAGTGACAGTTCAGGAAGAGAGTAGTTCTTCTTCTCCCAGTCCTCAAGAACCTGACAATCAACCTGCTGCACCTGAAGAACTATCTGCCAAAGATTTTCTACATAGACTGGACTTGCAGATTAAGTTGTCCAAACAGGCAGCCAGGAAACTAAAAGATGAAGATATCAG TTCTCCAGTACCATCAGCCAAAAGAGAAATGTAG
- the LYSMD2 gene encoding lysM and putative peptidoglycan-binding domain-containing protein 2 isoform X1, which translates to MAEFPPLPLSLREEPPAARSGSESESEAELSQSLARTKIRSYGSTASVAAPLAERYLEHRLSAGDTLQGIALKYGVTMEQIKRANKLFTNDCIFLRKTLNIPVISEKPLLFNGLNSLESPENEIIDISLCGEGPVTVQEESSSSSPSPQEPDNQPAAPEELSAKDFLHRLDLQIKLSKQAARKLKDEDIREEDEESPYATSSYHQ; encoded by the exons ATGGCAGAGTTCCCGCCGCTGCCGCTCTCCCTGCGGGAGGAGCCCCCGGCCGCCCGCTCTGGCTCCGAGTCCGAGTCGGAGGCCGAGCTGTCGCAGAGCCTGGCCCGCACCAAGATCCGCTCGTACGGCAGCACGGCCAGCGTGGCGGCCCCCCTGGCGGAGCGCTACCTGGAGCATCGCCTCAGCGCCGGCGACACGCTGCAGGGCATCGCGCTCAAGTATGGAGTTACG ATGGAACAAATAAAAAGGGCAAATAAACTATTTACTAATGACTGTATATTCCTGAGGAAAACACTGAATATCCCAGTTATATCAGAGAAGCCGTTATTGTTCAATGGACTTAATTCGCTGGAATCGCCTGAGAATGAAATTATTGACATTTCACTTTGTGGTGAAGGACCAGTGACAGTTCAGGAAGAGAGTAGTTCTTCTTCTCCCAGTCCTCAAGAACCTGACAATCAACCTGCTGCACCTGAAGAACTATCTGCCAAAGATTTTCTACATAGACTGGACTTGCAGATTAAGTTGTCCAAACAGGCAGCCAGGAAACTAAAAGATGAAGATATCAG